The stretch of DNA TCGCGGCTCCCGTGACAGCGCTCGCAGTCTGCGCCGGACGGGAACGGCCTCGTGACGCCGGCGTGCCTCGCGCCGGCCGCCCGCCCGCTGTCCTGGCCGGGGGCCACCTCCCGCCGCTGGGCCGCGGCCGGCGCCGCCAGCAGGGCCGCGAGCACCGGCACCAGCGCGAGCCGTCTCAGCACAGCTGCGCCCACATGATCAGGCCCACGATCAGCAGCCCCACCCCCAGCGCCAGCAGGCCGAACGCCGCCGCCACGGCGGTCATCCACCCCGGCGGCGGGGGCGCCGGCAGGTCCGGGACGGCGGCCCGGCTCACCGGCCGGCCCGCGAGCGCGTCCCACCGCTCCATGGTGAGCGGGTGCTCCTCTTCCAGCACCTGCGCGGTGGCCCGGCCGGTGAACATCACGCCGTCCATCGGCCACTTCCCGGGCCGCAGGTGCACGTTGAAGAAGTGGATGACGAACATGAAGCCGGCCGCGAGCAGCGCCTCCTCGGAGTGGAACACGGCGGCCACGTTGAACGCCCACCCCGGCAGCACCCGGGTGAACACGCCCGGCAGCCAGCGGACCACTCCCGAGCCGCCCAGGAGCACGATGCCCCAGAACGCGCCGAAGTAGTGGAACTTCTCGTTGTAGCCGTAGCGACCGAACCGCGGGAACGGCGCCTTGCCGAAGAACCACTTGAACATCTGGACGAAGTCGCGGAAGTCCTGCGGCTGCGGCACCATCGAGTCGCGGCCCCAGAAGATGGCCTTGCGGTCCTTCGAGCGGGCCACGAAGACCGCCAGCCAGCCCAGGTGGGTGAGGAAGTAGGCGATGGTGATCGCCCCGGCGGTGCGGTGCACGATGCCTGCGACGTGCGTGCCGCCGAGCAGGCGCATCAGGTCCGAGGCCCACAGCGCGCAGCTGAAGCGCAGCGGCAGCCCGGTGATCACCAGCGCGAAGAAGCTCACCACCGAGACGGCGTGGAGAATCCGGTGGAACAGGCGGAACCGCCACACGTAGGGACCGCGGCCCCGCGCCGCGGAGTCGATCGACGGCGCGGCGGCCGGCTCGTCGTCGAGTCCCAGCTCGCGGCGGCGCCGGCGCTCCCGCCACTTGATCTCGAGCAGGCGCGCCAGCCACAGCACGGTGTGGATGCCGAACACCGTGAAAGTGAAGAACAGGATCACGTTCATCAGCACCCACGCCCCGAACACGGCCAGGTTGTCGCGGATGTCCATGGGACGGGGGTGCGCGCGGTACGACACGAAGCTCGGCCGGGCCGCCGACGCGTGGCAGCGCGCGCAGGTCGCCACCAGGCGGCCCGCCGAGGTGGAGGCGCGCGGGTCGCTCGAGGGGAAGATCTGGTGCGACCCGTGGCAGTCGTTGCAGCGCGCGGCCCGGTAGTAGCCCAGCCGCGTGGCGCGGCCGTGGTAGGTGTCCGCGTAGGTCTTGCCCTCGTGCTTGTGGCACGAGGCGCAGCGGTCCACCAGCGCCACTTCGCGCTGCAGCGCGTGCGCGGGCTGCATCCCGTGCCCGCCGTGGCACGAGACGCAGGTGGGCGCGGTGTCGCCCGCCAGCGGGCCGCGCATCGCCGCCTGCGCCCGCGCCGTGACGCCGTGGACGTCCCCGAACTCCTGCGCCGCCACCGAGTCGTGGCACACCGCGCAGCGCTGCGCGATGCCGATCGCGATGCCGTGGGTCGCGGGGTCGCGCACCGGCTGGATCATGTGGGCGCCGTGGCAGGCCGCGCAGGTCACCCGGCCGCGGTGCACGTCGTCGGGCGCGAACGCCCGCGACTCGTGGCAGCTCACGCACCGCGTGACCAGCAGCGCCGCCCCGGCGCCGCGCTCCAGCTCCCGGGCCGGCCGCACGTCGTGCACGCCGTGACAGGCGGTGCAGGCTGCCTCCTTGAGCCCGGCCCGCCCGCCGTGCGGCCCGGCGCGCCACAGTGAGTCCTCCTTCGCGTGGCAGGTGCCGCACGGCACGCTGGTGCGCGCCTCGCCGGGATGCATCGCCAGCCCGGGGATCGGATGGCACCGCACGCACGGCACCGAGGCGTGCACCGAGCCTGCCAGCACGTCGCGGCTGACGAACAGCGAGTCGGCGTTCCAGCCCGCCGGCGCCCGCCGCGCCAGCTGCTCACGGTCCGCGTGGCACCGCTCGCACTGCGAGCTGGCCATCCGGTCCGCCGCATTCTGGGCCAGGGCGCCGCGCCCCAGCGCCGCCGCGAGCACCACTAGCCGGAGCGCCCGACCTAGCACAGCACGTCCCACAGCCCCAGGACGATCAGCAGCACGCCCAGCGCGAGGAACAGCATCCCCGACGCCGCGCTCAGCACGCCGAGCCAGCGCGGCGCCGGCGGCGCCACGCGGTCCGCGACCGCGCGCGCGCTCGGGGCCTGCGCCGCGACGTCGCCCAGGGCCTCGGCCACGAGCGGATGCTCCTCCTCCATGTAACCCAGGGTCGCCCGCCCCGTGACCATCACCCCGTCGAGCGGGAACTTGGTGGAGCGCAGGTGCACGTCGAAGAAGTGGTACGCCACGATCAGCGCGGCCAGGAGCATCACCTGGTAGGAGTGGACGATGGTCGCGACGTTGAACACCACGCCCGGCAGGAACCGCCCGAAGAACTCGGGGAACCACAGCAGCAGCCCGGTCGCCGCGATCACGCCCAGGCCGAGGAACACCATCAGGTAGTTGAACTTCTCGCGGTAGCTGTACCGCCCGAACCGCGGCCGCTCGCCCTTCCCGACCGCCCAGCGCAGCATCTGCCAGAACTCGCGGAAGTCGCGCCGCCCGAGCAGGATCGACTCCGGCCCCCACAGCAGCGCGCGCCGGTCGCGCGCGCGCGCCAGCGCCACGGCCGCGTAGCCCAGGTAGCCGGCGAAGCATGCCAGCACGACGCCGCCGGCCCAGCGGTGGATCAAGCCCGCCGTGCGCGCCCCGCCCCACAGCGCCATCAGCTTCGGCGCCCAGACCACGCAGCTGAAGCGCAGTGGCAGCCCCGTGAACGCCAGCACGAAGAACGCCACCACCAGCACTCCGTGCAGGACGCGCTGCCCGACGGTGAACCGCCAGATGTAGGGCCCCCGCCCGCGGTGCGCGGCGTCGAGCGCGACCCCGTCGAAGAAGACGTCCTTGCGCGTCACGGCGCGGCCCTCCGCTCGATCGCGGTGCGGCGCGACACCAGCACCGCGTGCACCAGGTAGACGGCCGTCACGCCGGCCAGCAGCACCACCATCGCCAGCCACAGCGCGAACAGGCCCGGGTTCCGCGCCGCGCTGGTCGGATCGGCGTGGGGTCGGTAGTCGGCGAACCGGCCGCTCGCCGCCGGATGGCAGCGGCGGCAGGTGGCGAGCCGCCGCCCCGCCGACACCGACGACCGCGGGTCCGAGGCCGGGTAGATCGCGTGGGCCGTGTGGCAGTTGGCGCACAGCGCCGCCCGCCGGGAACCCACCTGCGTGGCCTGGCCGTGGTAGTTCTCGCGGAACGTGGCGCCGTACGCCGCGTGACAGCGGGTGCACGTCTCGGCGAAGCCGAAGTGCGCCGCGCTGTCGGCGGGCACGCGCACCGCGTGGCCCTGGTGGCAGTCCACGCACGTCGCCGCGGTGTCGCCGCCCAGGGGCGCCGGGCTGCCGGCCTCGCTCAGCACGGCCTGGCCGTGCGCGTCCAGCCAGTACTGCGCGGCCTCGGCCGGGTGGCACGCGGCGCAGCGCCGCGCCACGGCGAGCGGCACGCCGTGGGTCTCCGGGTCGTGGAGCGGCTCGATCGCGTGACCGCCGTGGCAGTCCATGCACCCGGCCGCGCTCGCGTGCACGTCGCCCGGCGCCGGCAGCTTGTGCGCGTGGCACGCCGCGCACGCCGCGTTCAGCGCCGCGCGGCCCGGCGCCGTCGCGAGCCAGGCCACGGCGCCGACCTGGTGGGCACCGTGGCACTCGGTGCAGGCGACGCCCTTCCCCTCACCGTGCACGCTCGCGTGCAGCGTCTCGCTCACGGCCGCGTGGCAGCTGGTGCAGGCGATCGGCGTCGCGGCCTCGGGCCGGTGCGGGAACTCGAGGGCGCCGACGTGGCAGGCGACGCACGCCAGCCTCGCGTGGGCGCGGCCTCCGCCCGTGTCCGGCGCCACCACCAGGGAGAGGCGGAACTGGCCGCGCGGCACCGCCTGCTCGAGGAACTCCCGCGACCCGTGGCAGCGGAGGCAGGTGAGGGACGGGACCGCGGCCGCGCCGCGGCCGCCCGCGGCCCGCTGGGCCCGCGCCGCCGGCGCGGCGGCGAGCACGAGCAGGGCCAGGGCCATGAGCCCGTGGCGCTTCATCCGGGTGCGCACCTGGTGCCGGCTCAGGCCGAGCAGCGCCGCGGCGTGCGACTGGTTGCCGTGCGCCCGGTCCAGGGCCTCGACCAGCAGCCGGCGCTCCACCTCGTCGAGCTTGACGCCGTCCGAGGGCAGCGCGGCCGCCGCCACCGGCTGCGCCATCGGCGCCGCCACCTCGGGCGGCAGCTCGCGGGGCCCGACGGCCTCGCCGTCCGCCAGCAGCACGGCGCGCTCGATCACGTTCCTCAGCTCGCGCACGTTGCCCGGCCACGGGTAGGCGGCGAGCATCGCCTGCGCCTCCGGCGTGATCTCGCGCACCTTCTTGCCGAACTCGCGGTCGAAGTGCGCCACGAAGTGCTTGATCAGCGGCAGGATGTCCTCGCGCCGCTCGCGCAGGGGCGGCAGCGTGATCGGGATGACGCGCAGCCGGTAGAACAGGTCCGCGCGGAACCGCCCGCTGGCCACTTCCGCCGCCAGGTCGCGGTTGGTGGCGGTCACGATCCGCACGTCCACCACCAGGTCGCGGGTGCCGCCCAGGCGCCGGAACGTCTTCTCCTCGATGAACCGCAGCAGCTTCGCCTGCACGCCCGGCGTGAGCTCGCCCACCTCGTCGAGGAACAGCGTGCCGCCGTCCGCCATTTCCACGAGGCCGCGCTTGGCCGCGTGCGCGTCGGTGAACGCGCCCTTCTCGTGCCCGAACAGCTCGGACTCCATCAGCGTCTCGGGCAGCGCCGAGCTGGTCACGTTCACGAAGGGTCCGTTCGACCGCTTGCTGAGCCGGTGCAGCGCCTGCGCGATGGCGCCCTTCCCCGTTCCGCTCTCCCCCTCGATCAGCACCGTGGTCGCGTCCACCGCGGCCAGCCGCTCGACCAGCTCGAAAACGCGCCGCATGGCCGGCGATTCGCCGATCACGGTGGTGCCGGCGTGCGAGCTGCGGTCGCGGAGCGCCGCCACCTCGCGGCGCAGCGCCGTCATTTCCAGCGCCTGCTTGATCGTCGCCACGGCGCGGTCGAGCGTGAACGGCTTCTCCAGATAGTCCTTCGCCCCGAGCTTCAGGGCCTCCACCGCCGAGCTCACGGTCGCGTGGGCCGTCATCACCACCCAGACCGTGTCGCCCTTCGGCGCGTATTCCCGCAGCAACGACAGCCCCTCGCCGTCGGGCAGGCGCAGGTCGATCAGCGCCACGTCCTGATCGGCGGCGTCCAGCGCCTTGCGGGCATCCGCCAGGGTGGATGCGGAGGTCACCTCCAGCCCCTCGCGTCCCAGCCGCTCCGCCAGCACGCTCAGCAGCAGGGGATCGTCTTCCAGGACCAACAGCCGTTCGCCGGCCATTACGCCTCCCCGCCCTGCTTCGCCACGCCGGGCTTGACCGGCAGGTGGATGTGGAAGGTGGTGCCGCGGCCGACCTCGCTCTCGACCGTGATGCGGCCCTCGTGAGCCGCCACGACCCGCGCCACCAGCGGCAGCCCGAGCCCCGTGCCCAGCGGCTTGGTGGACACGAACGGCTTGAACACGCGCTCGAGATTCTCGGGCGCGATGCCGGAGCCGGTGTCGCGCACGTCGATCGCGACCGCACCGTCGGCCAGCCGGGTCGTGATCGTCAGTCGCCCGCCTTCGCCCATCGCCTCCACGGCGTTGACCGAGAGGTTCAGGATCGCCTGCTCCAACCGCGCCGCATCGCCCACGAGTGGCGGGACACCCGGGTCGTAGACCCGCTCGACCTTCACCCGGTCGGCGCCCGGAAGCCCGGACAGCCGCGCCAGCGCGCCGTTGATGACGGCGTGCAGATCCAGCGTCTGGGTGTTGAGTCCCACGGGGCGCGCCAGGCTCATCAGATCGCGGACGGTCTCGTCCACGTGCTGCAGCTCGTCCTCGACCCGCACCAGGAGCCGCCGCTCCGCGTCGCTCATCGCATATTCCTGCGCGATGAGCTCCATGGCGCTCTTGATGCCCGCCAGCGGCCGCTTGATCTCGTGCGCCACCTGCGCGGCCAGCGCCCCCACTTCGGCGAATCCCGCCTGCTCCGTGAGCGTGCGTTGCTGCTGCGCCGCCAGCCGCACCGCCTGCTCGTCCTTCTCGAGCAGCCGGTCCACCGAGGCGCCCAGGCGGCCCAGCTCGTCGTGGCGGGTGAGGCCGATGCGCACGCCTTCCTCTCCCGCACTCGCCCGCGCGATCCCGCGCCGCATCTTCCGCATCGGGATCACGACCTCGCGCTCCATCATCGCCCCCAGCACGACCGCGTAGGCGAGACACAGCAGCGCGGTCAGCACCAGCCCGTAGATCCGCCCGCGCCGGATCGCGGCGTCGATCCGGCTCACGCTCAACACCAGCTCCAGGGTCGCCCGGCCGCCCGGCCCCCCGACCCCGCCGACCGCGATCACCGCGCTCAGGGTCGAATCCCCGCGCCCGCCAAGCACCTGCCCCTCGGGCGGAATGTCCCAGGGGCTCGGCAGCGCTCGGCCAGGGCGCCGCCGCGCCTCCTCGCCGAAGTCGCTCGAGAGCAGAACCGTGCCGTCCGCCGCCACCAGGCGGTAGCCGAGCGCCGGCGGCCGTGCCACCAGCCGCCGAAGCTCCTCCCGCACCTGGCCGACCTGCCCGTGCGCCAGCGCCGCCTCCACCGGGCCCTGTGCCGCCGCCACGGCCATCAGCGCGTGCTCGCTCGTCAGCGCCAGCTGCTCCCGCTCCCAGTACCGGAGTGAGAGCGTCGTCGCCACGCCCAGGACCACGAGCAGTGCCCCCAACGCGGTCCACAGGACCTTGGCCCGGATCGACAGGTCGCTGAGTGTCATGCCTGGCCCAAAAAGCGCAATCCGCGTGCCGTCTTGCACGCGGATTGCGCTGACTGGTACAACGGCTGGGACTAGAGGGCCAGAAGCCCGACTGCAGCTCCGGCAGCTGCGTGCGCCGCCACAGCCGTCCCAAGTCCGCGCCGCCAATAGAGATAACCGAACAGAACGGCTGGGATTGCCATCCGGGCCACGGCGTAGGCGAGCGTTGTCGACAAGCCCGGCAGGCCCAGCGCCGTCATGTCCGGCCAGTGGAGCAGCAGGTCCGCGACCGTGGCCACCCCGATGGCGAGCCAGACGGCCCAGGTCCGGTCCTTGGGCAGCAGCCGCACCGCGAGCGCGAGCGCCGCGGTGAACACGAACAACCGGAGGAACAGCTCGTCGGTGACCGCGTTGGCGACGGCCAGGCCCATCGCGGGCAGGAAGCCGACGCGCTCGACGTCGGTGGGCAGGCCGAGGGCGCCCTTGTGGAACGGCGCCGCGAGCGCGGCCACCAGGATGCCGGCGCCGATGGCGAGGCCGGCCCTGAGCGCGATGCCCTTCGACGCGTGGACGCGGTCGAGCACGCGCGACGCGGGGAACAGCGGCATCGCCCGGCGCAGCACCGCGAGTCCCGCGGTGATGATGGGACCGTAGAACCAGAACGTGGCGCCGAGCGCGAGCACGACCGCGCCGGGGTAGGTCAGCCGCACGTCGGTGAACCAGATGGTCGGGGGCTGGATCGCGAACGCCACCAGGAGCGCCACGAGCGTGGCGCCCACCATGATCGTCCCGGGTACCCGGTCCGGCCAGCGGCGGTACGCCAGGGTCAGGGCGTGCAGGCCGGTGCTGCCCGCGAAGTACGCGGTCGCGGCCATCGCGACCCAGGCCAGGGCCGAGATCACGGTGCCGATGACGTGGTGCCCAAGCAGGGCGAGCGGCATCGCGGCCACCCAGCCGGCCACCGCCCAGGAGAGCAGCAGGCCGAACGGATAGTAGAACAGACCGTGCAGCATCGCGCCCACGGCCTGGCGCGGCGTCGTGCCCTCCGGACGGCCGGCGATGCCGAGGATCACGCCGTGCACGAGCCCGACCGCGGCGCCGATGGCGAACAGGACCGCGCTCCCCAGCAGCAGCAGGTGGCCGCTCATGCGGTCGGTCGCGATCATGGCGACGACGGCGGCGCCGCCCAGGAGCATCCCGGTCGCCAGCGACCAGGACATCGCGACGGCGGCGGGCAGCTCGAGACCGCGCTGCGGAACGGCGGGGTTGGTCTGCGCGGAGTGCTCTCGCGCGATGGGCTGAGTCATGGTCTTCTCCTGCCTGCGTTACGGTCGGTGCTTCATCGTCTCGACCCTCACTATGGCAGGAGTGGGGCCATGGGAGGCGCGGATCGGCTCACATCGCGCAACTCCATTGGGTGTAAGGTGTTAGGGTGTAGGGGATGAGCCTCGGTCGCCTCGCCGCCCTCTCTCCGACTGCGCGGGTCTGCACACACAGTGTTCCGAACGGGCCAGCGAACGGGCCAGGTCCGCCGCGCCGCGCTACTCCATTAGGAACTGCAGCGATGCGCCCGGCTCGTGCTCGGTCGGCTCGCGCCCGCCCACGAACACGCGGGCCGGCTTGCTCCCCAACAGCTCGAGCGCCCCGCCTTCCACCCGGAGGATGCTGCCCTCGCGCAAGCCGACGACGCTCACCCCCGGATTCGCGGTGACGAACTCCAGGAGCCGTTCGGCGCGCGTCTCGCCCGCGTGGTCCGGGATCACCGCGTCGGTGTAGTGCGGGTTGATCTGGAACGGCACGAGGCCCAGCGCCGCGAAGCTCGGCGGCTCGACGATGGGCATGTCGTTCGTCGTCCTGATGCTCGGCCCGGCCACGTTGGCGCCGGCGCTCCAGCCCACGTACGGGGTGCCGCACCGGGCCCGGGCCCGGAGGGCCTCGACGAGGCCGTGCTCGTAGAGCGCCTTGAGGAGCTGAAACGTGTTGCCCCCGCCCACCATCACCGCCTCGGCGCCCTGCACCGCCGCCGCCGGATCGCTCCGGAGGTGGACGCACTCGATGCGGTAGCCCCACTCCCGCAGCCGGATGCCGACCGACGCGGCGAACGCGTCGTACGAGACCCGCACCGCCGCGTACGGCACGAACAGGACCGTCTTCACCGCCGGACCCAGGAAGGCCCGGATGACGTCCCCGGCGTGCTCGAGGTAGCCCTGCCCGGCGTTGCGCGAGTTGCTGAGGAGCAGCAGTCGCTGGCGGGCGCTCGTCACGCCCGCTCGAGACGCTGCCGCTCTCCCCGCCTCAGACGTATCGGGCGACGGCCATGGCCGCCGCGGCGACCAGGAGCAGCCCGGCCACCCACTGTGCGCCGCTGGTCGCGCGAGCGCGCAGCCGGTCGATCTCCACCATCCGCGCCTGGCGCTCCGGCCCCTCGGCCAGCTGGGGCAGCGTCTGCCCCAGCGCGACGACCCGCAGCATCGAGCGCCGCACTACCGCCATGCCGACGGCGAAGCCGGCGAGCGCCGCCGCCGCCCCCAGCGTGAAGGTCCGCCCCGTCCCCGACGACATCCACACGCCGCGCATCGCCCGGGCATCCAGCCAGTAGAGGGTCAGCCCCGCCAGGATGGTCAGGCCGGCGATGGCCGGCACGATGTTGAGGTAGCCCCGCCGGATGATCTGCTGGGCGACCTTCATCCCGTCCGGGCCGGCATCCCTGATGCTCGGCTGGACGAAGGTGACGAAGAAGAAGATGGCACCAGCCCAGTACACGCCCAGGACGATGTGGAGCAGACGCAGCGCGACCAGCAGGGCCTGCATGAAGCCTCCCGTGGGTTTGCGGCTCGGAGATGGACTGTCGTGGAATGGCCCTGAAGCTGGGGCGGCGGGCGCCCGGGCGCAACGCCGGCGGGCGGCTTCCTCCTCAACGCCACGTCACTTCATGACCTGATCACTTTCCCCGGGGGGCCTCGCTCGTCAGCGCGTGCAGGTTGCCCTCGTTGTCGTAGAAGTGCGCCAGCCACACGTCGCGCCCCTCGAACTGGCCGACGACGTGCGGCTCGCCCTCGAGCCTCGCCCCGCGCCCCTGCAGGGTGCCGCAGGTCGCGGCGATGTCGGCCACCCGGAAGTAGACGATGGACGGTGGATGGTCCAGCTCGGGGTGGCCGGGATCCGGCAGCGCCAGCATCAGGCGCGTGCCCCCGCAGTCGAAGAACGCCGCGCTCGGCACCTGGAACAGGAGGGTGAGGCCGAGCGTGTCGCGATAGAACGCGACCGCCTTCTCGAGGTCGTGCACCACCAGCGCGATCTGCGCGACGCCGGTGATCACGCGGTCAGGGCAGGCGCAGGCCGGGGATCCCGCCGGTGAGGCTCCGCAGCTTCTGCTGGAGCTGCGCCTCGACCGCGTTCAGCTGGCCCTGGTCGTCGGTGAGGCTCTTGAGGGGTCCGGTGTCGAGCGCCGCCAGTTTGCTCTTCGCCGCGCCCACCTGCTGGGACACCAGGCTGTCCACCCTCGCCTTCACCTGTGCCTCCGCCTTGCTCAGCTCGGCCGACACCGCCTGGCGCAGCGCGGTCGCGACCTGGCCGCCGACGTTGGAGGACACGTCCACGCTCGGGGAGGCGAGCCGCCCCGAGAGGGACGCCTCGACCTCCACGTTCTTGAGCGACGACACCGCGTGCCACACCAGGGCGTCGAGCCAGGCGCGGCTGCCGAGCGCCGGCGTCCCGCCGCTCGCGGCCGCCGTGTCGCCCAGCCGGGTCCAGCCCACGCTGTCCGAGCGCACCAGCCAGCGGCCGCGCAGGCTGTCGCCCGTGCGCGCCAGTGCGAGATTGACCGCGCCCGTCCTGAGATCCATCCGTGCGCTGGCGGCCGCCAGATCGAAGGCCGGCAGCCGGACGCCGGCGAGATCGGCGGAGACCACGTCGTGCGGGACCGCACCGGTGTGATCCAGCGAGCCGGAGACCTCGATGCGCTGCGGGCCGGAGACGGCGCCGCTGCGGCCCGCCAGGAAGGTGAGCGGCTTGCCGTAGACCGCGGGCTCGGTCGTCACGCCGGTGACGCGCCCCAGGTACTGGCCCGCCATCGTCGTGCCGCCGCCCAGCTCGAAGCTCCCCTCGGCGAACTCGACCAGGAACGACGGGTAGCGGTGCAGCATCGGGAACACGAAGGTCGTGCCGGCCATCCGGACCCGCCTGGGGCCCGCCTTCTTCTGCGGTGCCGCGCCGGTCGGCAGGTGCCGGTCCGCGAGTCGCGTCCACAGCAGCGTGGGCACGAGACGCTCGAGGGCGGCCGGTCCGAACAGGGCGGCGGAGATGTCCTTGGGATCGAGCGACGGCACCTGCACGAGCCGGCGCGCGTAGGCGTAGTCGTCGGCCCGCGCCCGGTCGAGCGCGGTCACCTGCTGCCGCAGCGAATCCACCTGCGCCGTCGCGTCGCGCTGCAGCGCCGTGAGCCGGTCGCGGGAGGCCTTCACCGCGCCGAGCGTCGTGCGCACCGACGTCGCCGCGTCCCGGGCGCCCGCGAGGCCCAGGCGCCGGAGGTCCGTGCTCCCCAGCCGCGCGATCAGCGCCTTGGCGGAGTCCACCACCGGCCGCGGATCCGCCGCGGCGACCCGTCGCCCCAGCGAGCCCTGGAGCGAATCGCCCCTGGCCGCGATGGCCCGCGCCTGCGCGATCGTGTGCAGGCTCTCGGGGCTCACCCCGGCGACGTTGACCGCCTTGCCGAGGCCCTGCAGGTCGAGCGAGGGCAGCTTCACGTGGTGCGCCCAGTCGTCGACCTCGGACTGGACCGCCGCTCCGCCGCCCGGCGCCGCGGCGGCCTTCTTGGCCGGCAGCGCCCCCGACACCGTCCGCGCGGTGCCGAACCTCAGCCCGCGCACGGCCACCGTCTCGGCCACGAACTTCTTCTCGAGCAGGGCCCGGAGGTGGATGTCCAGGTTCAGCTCGTCCACCTCGAACAGGTTCTTCATCGGCTCGCGCGGGTTGGTCACGGCGAGGCCACGGAGCACGAGGGAGGCCTGGAACAGGTGGAGCCGCGCCGACTTCAGCTCGACCCTGGCGCCGACCGCCGCCGTCCCGCCGGCCTCGATGCCGAGCCGGATCAGGCGATCCACGAACAGCGTCCAGCACAGAACCACGAGCAGGACGAACAACCCGAGCGGGATCACCGCCTTCCAGCGGAAGATCCTCACAGCTTCCACCCGGTGAGCGACTTGTAGGTCGAGTACCACCCCGACGCGGTCACCGCCTGGAAGAGGCGCATGCTCCGCAGCCGCTCGTAGACGCGCTCCCGGTACTTCGCCACCGCCCAGCGCGCCAGGAAGAACAGCGGGAGGAACAGCACCACCCAGACCACGAAGCTGCCGAGGACCACCGAGTTGTTGAAGTTGGTGAAGGGCACCACCGGGAGGTTGTAGAGCGCCGTCCACAGGCCCCGCAGCGCCGGCGCGCCCAGCAGCGCGGAGCCCACGGCGTCGAACACCGGGTCGAGGGCGAAGCCCACGGGCACCGCCAGCGTCCAGCCGAGAAAGACGCCCGGCAACGAGAGGTTGAAGATGAGCGCGCACCCGAACAGCACGAGGTTGTGCAGGTTCATCAGGGGCGTGAGGCCGAACACCGCGCCGAGCGCGATCCCGGCGGCCAC from Gemmatimonadales bacterium encodes:
- a CDS encoding cytochrome b/b6 domain-containing protein, whose product is MTRKDVFFDGVALDAAHRGRGPYIWRFTVGQRVLHGVLVVAFFVLAFTGLPLRFSCVVWAPKLMALWGGARTAGLIHRWAGGVVLACFAGYLGYAAVALARARDRRALLWGPESILLGRRDFREFWQMLRWAVGKGERPRFGRYSYREKFNYLMVFLGLGVIAATGLLLWFPEFFGRFLPGVVFNVATIVHSYQVMLLAALIVAYHFFDVHLRSTKFPLDGVMVTGRATLGYMEEEHPLVAEALGDVAAQAPSARAVADRVAPPAPRWLGVLSAASGMLFLALGVLLIVLGLWDVLC
- a CDS encoding sigma 54-interacting transcriptional regulator, producing MAGERLLVLEDDPLLLSVLAERLGREGLEVTSASTLADARKALDAADQDVALIDLRLPDGEGLSLLREYAPKGDTVWVVMTAHATVSSAVEALKLGAKDYLEKPFTLDRAVATIKQALEMTALRREVAALRDRSSHAGTTVIGESPAMRRVFELVERLAAVDATTVLIEGESGTGKGAIAQALHRLSKRSNGPFVNVTSSALPETLMESELFGHEKGAFTDAHAAKRGLVEMADGGTLFLDEVGELTPGVQAKLLRFIEEKTFRRLGGTRDLVVDVRIVTATNRDLAAEVASGRFRADLFYRLRVIPITLPPLRERREDILPLIKHFVAHFDREFGKKVREITPEAQAMLAAYPWPGNVRELRNVIERAVLLADGEAVGPRELPPEVAAPMAQPVAAAALPSDGVKLDEVERRLLVEALDRAHGNQSHAAALLGLSRHQVRTRMKRHGLMALALLVLAAAPAARAQRAAGGRGAAAVPSLTCLRCHGSREFLEQAVPRGQFRLSLVVAPDTGGGRAHARLACVACHVGALEFPHRPEAATPIACTSCHAAVSETLHASVHGEGKGVACTECHGAHQVGAVAWLATAPGRAALNAACAACHAHKLPAPGDVHASAAGCMDCHGGHAIEPLHDPETHGVPLAVARRCAACHPAEAAQYWLDAHGQAVLSEAGSPAPLGGDTAATCVDCHQGHAVRVPADSAAHFGFAETCTRCHAAYGATFRENYHGQATQVGSRRAALCANCHTAHAIYPASDPRSSVSAGRRLATCRRCHPAASGRFADYRPHADPTSAARNPGLFALWLAMVVLLAGVTAVYLVHAVLVSRRTAIERRAAP
- a CDS encoding ATP-binding protein, with product MTLSDLSIRAKVLWTALGALLVVLGVATTLSLRYWEREQLALTSEHALMAVAAAQGPVEAALAHGQVGQVREELRRLVARPPALGYRLVAADGTVLLSSDFGEEARRRPGRALPSPWDIPPEGQVLGGRGDSTLSAVIAVGGVGGPGGRATLELVLSVSRIDAAIRRGRIYGLVLTALLCLAYAVVLGAMMEREVVIPMRKMRRGIARASAGEEGVRIGLTRHDELGRLGASVDRLLEKDEQAVRLAAQQQRTLTEQAGFAEVGALAAQVAHEIKRPLAGIKSAMELIAQEYAMSDAERRLLVRVEDELQHVDETVRDLMSLARPVGLNTQTLDLHAVINGALARLSGLPGADRVKVERVYDPGVPPLVGDAARLEQAILNLSVNAVEAMGEGGRLTITTRLADGAVAIDVRDTGSGIAPENLERVFKPFVSTKPLGTGLGLPLVARVVAAHEGRITVESEVGRGTTFHIHLPVKPGVAKQGGEA
- the pepE gene encoding dipeptidase PepE; this encodes MTSARQRLLLLSNSRNAGQGYLEHAGDVIRAFLGPAVKTVLFVPYAAVRVSYDAFAASVGIRLREWGYRIECVHLRSDPAAAVQGAEAVMVGGGNTFQLLKALYEHGLVEALRARARCGTPYVGWSAGANVAGPSIRTTNDMPIVEPPSFAALGLVPFQINPHYTDAVIPDHAGETRAERLLEFVTANPGVSVVGLREGSILRVEGGALELLGSKPARVFVGGREPTEHEPGASLQFLME
- a CDS encoding VOC family protein gives rise to the protein MITGVAQIALVVHDLEKAVAFYRDTLGLTLLFQVPSAAFFDCGGTRLMLALPDPGHPELDHPPSIVYFRVADIAATCGTLQGRGARLEGEPHVVGQFEGRDVWLAHFYDNEGNLHALTSEAPRGK
- a CDS encoding TIGR03546 family protein, which codes for MLFLKLIQQLVKALNSDGTPGQVAAGIALGAVFGLTPLMNLHNLVLFGCALIFNLSLPGVFLGWTLAVPVGFALDPVFDAVGSALLGAPALRGLWTALYNLPVVPFTNFNNSVVLGSFVVWVVLFLPLFFLARWAVAKYRERVYERLRSMRLFQAVTASGWYSTYKSLTGWKL